Proteins encoded within one genomic window of Pongo abelii isolate AG06213 chromosome 18, NHGRI_mPonAbe1-v2.0_pri, whole genome shotgun sequence:
- the SLC12A4 gene encoding solute carrier family 12 member 4 isoform X7 codes for MPHFTVVPVDGPRRGDYDNLEGLSWVDYGERAEREDSDGHGNHRESSPFLSPLEASRGSDYYDRNLALFEEELDIRPKVSSLLGKLVSYTNLTQGAREHEEAESGEGTRRRAAKAPSMGTLMGVYLPCLQNIFGVILFLRLTWMVGTAGVLQALLIVLICCCCTLLTAISMSAIATNGVVPAGGSYFMISRSLGPEFGGAVGLCFYLGTTFAAAMYILGAIEILLTYIAPPAAIFYPLGAHDTSNATLNNMRVYGTIFLTFMTLVVFVGVKYVNKFASLFLACVIISILSIYAGGIKSIFDPPVFPVCMLGNRTLSRDQFDICAKTAVVDNETVATRLWSFFCHSPNLTTDSCDPYFVLNNVTEIPGIPGAAAGVLQENLWSAYLEKGDIVEKHGLPSADAPSLKESLPLYVVADIATSFTVLVGIFFPSVTGIMAGSNRSGDLRDAQKSIPVGTILAIITTSLVYFSSVVLFGACIEGVVLRDKYGDGVSRNLVVGTLAWPSPWVIVIGSFFSTCGAGLQSLTGAPRLLQAIAKDNIIPFLRVFGHGKVNGEPTWALLLTALIAELGILIASLDMVAPILSMFFLMCYLFVNLACAVQTLLRTPNWRPRFKYYHWALSFLGMSLCLALMFVSSWYYALVAMLIAGMIYKYIEYQGPQLLVLLKLDEDLHVKYPRLLTFASQLKAGKGLTIVGSVIQGSFLESYGEAQAAEQTIKNMMEIEKVKGFCQVVVASKVREGLAHLIQSCGLGGMRHNSVVLGWPYGWRQSEDPRAWKTFIDTVRCTTAAHLALLVPKNIAFYPSNHERYLEGHIDVWWIVHDGGMLMLLPFLLRQHKVWRKCRMRIFTVAQMDDNSIQMKKDLAVFLYHLRLEAEVEVVEMHNSDISAYTYERTLMMEQRSQMLRQMRLTKTEREREAQLVKDRHSALRLESLYSDEEDESAVGADKIQMTWTRDKYITETWDPSHAPDNFRELVHIKPPCRHGVPRGADRGP; via the exons ATGCCTCACTTCACCGTGGTGCCGGTGGACGGGCCGCGGCGCGGCGACTATGACAACCTCGAGGGGCTCAGTTGGGTGGACTACGGGGAGCGCGCCGAGCGGGAAGACTCGGACG GACATGGCAACCACAGAGAGAGCAGCCCTTTTCTTTCCCCCTTGGAGGCTTCCAGAGGAAGTGACTACTATGACAGGAACCTGGCACTGTTTGAG GAAGAGCTGGACATCCGCCCAAAGGTATCGTCTCTTCTGGGAAAGCTCGTCAGCTACACCAACCTCACCCAGGGCGCCAGAGAGCATGAGGAGGCTGAGAGTGGGGAGGGCACCCGCCGGAGGGCAGCCAAG GCACCCAGCATGGGCACCCTCATGGGGGTGTACTTGCCCTGCCTGCAGAATATCTTTGGGGTTATCCTCTTTCTGCGGCTGACCTGGATGGTGGGCACGGCAGGTGTGCTACAGGCCCTCCTCATTGTGCTCATCTGCTGCTGTTGT ACCCTGCTGACGGCCATCTCCATGAGTGCCATCGCCACCAACGGTGTGGTTCCAG CTGGGGGCTCCTATTTCATGATCTCTCGTTCACTGGGGCCAGAATTTGGAGGTGCTGTGGGCCTGTGCTTCTACCTGGGAACAACATTCGCAGCAGCCATGTACATCCTGGGGGCCATCGAGATCTTGCTG ACCTACATTGCCCCACCAGCTGCCATTTTTTACCCACTGGGTGCTCATGACACGTCGAATGCCACTTTGAACAATATGCGTGTGTATGGGACCATTTTCCTGACCTTCATGACCCTGGTGGTGTTTGTGGGGGTCAAGTATGTGAACAAATTCGCCTCGCTCTTCCTGGCCTGTGTGATCATCTCCATCCTCTCCATCTATGCTGGGGGCATAAAGTCTATATTTGACCCTCCCGTGTTTCC GGTATGCATGCTGGGCAACAGAACCCTGTCCCGGGACCAGTTTGACATCTGTGCCAAGACAGCTGTAGTGGACAATGAGACAGTGGCCACCCGGCTATGGAGTTTCTTCTGCCATAGCCCCAACCTTACCACCGACTCCTGTGACCCCTACTTCGTGCTCAACAATGTGACCGAGATCCCTGGCATCCCCGGGGCAGCTGCTGGTGTGCTCCAGG AAAACCTGTGGAGCGCCTACCTGGAGAAGGGTGACATCGTGGAGAAGCATGGGCTGCCCTCCGCAGATGCCCCGAGCCTGAAGGAGAGCCTGCCCCTGTACGTGGTTGCCGACATCGCCACATCCTTCACCGTGCTGGTCGGCATCTTCTTCCCTTCCGTAACAG GCATCATGGCTGGCTCAAACCGCTCTGGGGACCTCCGTGACGCCCAGAAGTCCATCCCTGTGGGGACCATTCTGGCCATCATTACAACTTCCCTCGTGT ACTTCAGCAGTGTGGTTCTCTTTGGCGCCTGCATCGAGGGTGTGGTTCTCCGGGACAA GTATGGCGATGGTGTCAGCAGGAACTTGGTGGTGGGCACACTGGCCTGGCCTTCACCCTGGGTCATCGTCATCGGCTCCTTCTTTTCAACGTGTGGTGCTGGCCTCCAGAGCCTCACAGGCGCACCACGCCTATTGCAGGCCATTGCCAAGGACAACATCATCCCCTTCCTCCGG GTGTTTGGCCACGGGAAGGTGAATGGTGAACCCACATGGGCACTCCTCCTGACGGCGCTCATCGCCGAGCTGGGCATCCTCATCGCCTCCCTCGACATGGTGGCCCCCATCCTATCCAT GTTCTTTCTGATGTGCTACCTGTTCGTGAACCTGGCCTGTGCGGTGCAGACACTCCTGAGGACCCCCAACTGGCGGCCCCGGTTCAAGTACTATCACTG GGCGCTGTCCTTCCTGGGCATGAGTCTCTGCCTGGCCCTTATGTTTGTCTCCTCCTGGTACTATGCCCTGGTGGCCATGCTCATCGCCGGCATGATCTACAAATACATCGAGTACCAAGG GCCGCAGCTGCTGGTGCTCCTGAAGCTGGACGAGGACCTGCACGTGAAGTACCCGCGGCTCCTCACCTTCGCCTCCCAGCTCAAGGCCGGCAAGGGCCTGACCATTGTTGGTTCTGTCATCCAGGGGAGCTTCTTGGAGAGCTATGGCGAGGCTCAGGCTGCCGAGCAG ACCATCAAGAACATGATGGAAATTGAGAAGGTGAAGGGCTTCTGCCAGGTGGTGGTGGCCAGCAAGGTGCGGGAGGGGCTGGCCCACCTCATCCAGTCCTGCGGCCTGGGCGGCATGCGGCATAACTCCGTGGTGCTGGGCTGGCCCTACggctggcgacagagcgaggacCCCCGTGCCTGGAAGACCTTCAttg ACACTGTGCGCTGCACTACGGCCGCCCACCTGGCCCTGCTCGTGCCCAAGAACATCGCCTTCTACCCCAGCAACCACGAGCGCTACCTGGAGGGCCACATAGACGTGTGGTGGATCGTGCACGACGGCGGCATGCTCATGCTTCTGCCCTTCCTGCTGCGCCAGCATAAG GTCTGGAGGAAGTGCCGGATGCGCATCTTCACAGTGGCCCAGATGGATGACAACAGCATCCAGATGAAGAAGGACCTGGCTGTCTTCCTGTACCATCTGCGCCTTGAGGccgaggtggaggtggtggagatg CATAACAGTGACATCTCTGCATACACCTACGAGCGGACGCTGATGATGGAGCAGCGGTCGCAGATGCTGCGGCAGATGAGACTGACCAAGACTGAGCGGGAGCGAGAA GCCCAGCTGGTCAAGGATCGGCACTCGGCCCTGCGGCTGGAGAGCCTGTACTCGGACGAGGAAGATGAGTCTGCAGTGGGGGCTGACAAGATCCAGATGACGTGGACCAGGGACAAGTACATAACTGAGACCTGGGACCCCAGCCATGCCCCTGACAATTTCCGGGAGCTGGTGCATATTAAGCC GCCCTGCAGACATGGAGTTCCTCGAGGTGCTGACCGAGGGCCTTGA
- the SLC12A4 gene encoding solute carrier family 12 member 4 isoform X10 — translation MPHFTVVPVDGPRRGDYDNLEGLSWVDYGERAEREDSDGHGNHRESSPFLSPLEASRGSDYYDRNLALFEEELDIRPKVSSLLGKLVSYTNLTQGAREHEEAESGEGTRRRAAKAPSMGTLMGVYLPCLQNIFGVILFLRLTWMVGTAGVLQALLIVLICCCCTLLTAISMSAIATNGVVPAGGSYFMISRSLGPEFGGAVGLCFYLGTTFAAAMYILGAIEILLTYIAPPAAIFYPLGAHDTSNATLNNMRVYGTIFLTFMTLVVFVGVKYVNKFASLFLACVIISILSIYAGGIKSIFDPPVFPVCMLGNRTLSRDQFDICAKTAVVDNETVATRLWSFFCHSPNLTTDSCDPYFVLNNVTEIPGIPGAAAGVLQENLWSAYLEKGDIVEKHGLPSADAPSLKESLPLYVVADIATSFTVLVGIFFPSVTGMAMVSAGTWWWAHWPGLHPGSSSSAPSFQRVVLASRASQAHHAYCRPLPRTTSSPSSGFFLMCYLFVNLACAVQTLLRTPNWRPRFKYYHWALSFLGMSLCLALMFVSSWYYALVAMLIAGMIYKYIEYQGPQLLVLLKLDEDLHVKYPRLLTFASQLKAGKGLTIVGSVIQGSFLESYGEAQAAEQTIKNMMEIEKVKGFCQVVVASKVREGLAHLIQSCGLGGMRHNSVVLGWPYGWRQSEDPRAWKTFIDTVRCTTAAHLALLVPKNIAFYPSNHERYLEGHIDVWWIVHDGGMLMLLPFLLRQHKVWRKCRMRIFTVAQMDDNSIQMKKDLAVFLYHLRLEAEVEVVEMHNSDISAYTYERTLMMEQRSQMLRQMRLTKTEREREAQLVKDRHSALRLESLYSDEEDESAVGADKIQMTWTRDKYITETWDPSHAPDNFRELVHIKPPCRHGVPRGADRGP, via the exons ATGCCTCACTTCACCGTGGTGCCGGTGGACGGGCCGCGGCGCGGCGACTATGACAACCTCGAGGGGCTCAGTTGGGTGGACTACGGGGAGCGCGCCGAGCGGGAAGACTCGGACG GACATGGCAACCACAGAGAGAGCAGCCCTTTTCTTTCCCCCTTGGAGGCTTCCAGAGGAAGTGACTACTATGACAGGAACCTGGCACTGTTTGAG GAAGAGCTGGACATCCGCCCAAAGGTATCGTCTCTTCTGGGAAAGCTCGTCAGCTACACCAACCTCACCCAGGGCGCCAGAGAGCATGAGGAGGCTGAGAGTGGGGAGGGCACCCGCCGGAGGGCAGCCAAG GCACCCAGCATGGGCACCCTCATGGGGGTGTACTTGCCCTGCCTGCAGAATATCTTTGGGGTTATCCTCTTTCTGCGGCTGACCTGGATGGTGGGCACGGCAGGTGTGCTACAGGCCCTCCTCATTGTGCTCATCTGCTGCTGTTGT ACCCTGCTGACGGCCATCTCCATGAGTGCCATCGCCACCAACGGTGTGGTTCCAG CTGGGGGCTCCTATTTCATGATCTCTCGTTCACTGGGGCCAGAATTTGGAGGTGCTGTGGGCCTGTGCTTCTACCTGGGAACAACATTCGCAGCAGCCATGTACATCCTGGGGGCCATCGAGATCTTGCTG ACCTACATTGCCCCACCAGCTGCCATTTTTTACCCACTGGGTGCTCATGACACGTCGAATGCCACTTTGAACAATATGCGTGTGTATGGGACCATTTTCCTGACCTTCATGACCCTGGTGGTGTTTGTGGGGGTCAAGTATGTGAACAAATTCGCCTCGCTCTTCCTGGCCTGTGTGATCATCTCCATCCTCTCCATCTATGCTGGGGGCATAAAGTCTATATTTGACCCTCCCGTGTTTCC GGTATGCATGCTGGGCAACAGAACCCTGTCCCGGGACCAGTTTGACATCTGTGCCAAGACAGCTGTAGTGGACAATGAGACAGTGGCCACCCGGCTATGGAGTTTCTTCTGCCATAGCCCCAACCTTACCACCGACTCCTGTGACCCCTACTTCGTGCTCAACAATGTGACCGAGATCCCTGGCATCCCCGGGGCAGCTGCTGGTGTGCTCCAGG AAAACCTGTGGAGCGCCTACCTGGAGAAGGGTGACATCGTGGAGAAGCATGGGCTGCCCTCCGCAGATGCCCCGAGCCTGAAGGAGAGCCTGCCCCTGTACGTGGTTGCCGACATCGCCACATCCTTCACCGTGCTGGTCGGCATCTTCTTCCCTTCCGTAACAG GTATGGCGATGGTGTCAGCAGGAACTTGGTGGTGGGCACACTGGCCTGGCCTTCACCCTGGGTCATCGTCATCGGCTCCTTCTTTTCAACGTGTGGTGCTGGCCTCCAGAGCCTCACAGGCGCACCACGCCTATTGCAGGCCATTGCCAAGGACAACATCATCCCCTTCCTCCGG GTTCTTTCTGATGTGCTACCTGTTCGTGAACCTGGCCTGTGCGGTGCAGACACTCCTGAGGACCCCCAACTGGCGGCCCCGGTTCAAGTACTATCACTG GGCGCTGTCCTTCCTGGGCATGAGTCTCTGCCTGGCCCTTATGTTTGTCTCCTCCTGGTACTATGCCCTGGTGGCCATGCTCATCGCCGGCATGATCTACAAATACATCGAGTACCAAGG GCCGCAGCTGCTGGTGCTCCTGAAGCTGGACGAGGACCTGCACGTGAAGTACCCGCGGCTCCTCACCTTCGCCTCCCAGCTCAAGGCCGGCAAGGGCCTGACCATTGTTGGTTCTGTCATCCAGGGGAGCTTCTTGGAGAGCTATGGCGAGGCTCAGGCTGCCGAGCAG ACCATCAAGAACATGATGGAAATTGAGAAGGTGAAGGGCTTCTGCCAGGTGGTGGTGGCCAGCAAGGTGCGGGAGGGGCTGGCCCACCTCATCCAGTCCTGCGGCCTGGGCGGCATGCGGCATAACTCCGTGGTGCTGGGCTGGCCCTACggctggcgacagagcgaggacCCCCGTGCCTGGAAGACCTTCAttg ACACTGTGCGCTGCACTACGGCCGCCCACCTGGCCCTGCTCGTGCCCAAGAACATCGCCTTCTACCCCAGCAACCACGAGCGCTACCTGGAGGGCCACATAGACGTGTGGTGGATCGTGCACGACGGCGGCATGCTCATGCTTCTGCCCTTCCTGCTGCGCCAGCATAAG GTCTGGAGGAAGTGCCGGATGCGCATCTTCACAGTGGCCCAGATGGATGACAACAGCATCCAGATGAAGAAGGACCTGGCTGTCTTCCTGTACCATCTGCGCCTTGAGGccgaggtggaggtggtggagatg CATAACAGTGACATCTCTGCATACACCTACGAGCGGACGCTGATGATGGAGCAGCGGTCGCAGATGCTGCGGCAGATGAGACTGACCAAGACTGAGCGGGAGCGAGAA GCCCAGCTGGTCAAGGATCGGCACTCGGCCCTGCGGCTGGAGAGCCTGTACTCGGACGAGGAAGATGAGTCTGCAGTGGGGGCTGACAAGATCCAGATGACGTGGACCAGGGACAAGTACATAACTGAGACCTGGGACCCCAGCCATGCCCCTGACAATTTCCGGGAGCTGGTGCATATTAAGCC GCCCTGCAGACATGGAGTTCCTCGAGGTGCTGACCGAGGGCCTTGA